In a genomic window of Parambassis ranga chromosome 24, fParRan2.1, whole genome shotgun sequence:
- the LOC114428742 gene encoding histidine triad nucleotide-binding protein 3-like — protein MTTDAADSDEEFCIFCLIANGRDKETKIIKKNKDLVCFRDIYPAAPHHFLVVPREHIHSCHSLHRGHINVVKQMAQLGKAVLHEQGITNMKDVRLGFHQPPYISVGHLHLHVLAPASEISFDLVYKFTPKAYNFLTEEHLLKRLHDIDPPYQHKLEKYLCLPLQKRNKDGAGVSKTY, from the exons ATGACGACGGACGCAGCCGACTCAGATGAAGAGTTTTGTATTTTCTGCCTAATAGCGAACGGCCGAGACAAAGAAACTAAAATCATTAAGAAG aaTAAAGATCTGGTGTGTTTCAGAGACATTtaccctgctgctcctcatcacttcctggtGGTACCCAGAGAGCACATACACAGCTGCCACTCGCTGCACAGGGGACACATCAACGTCG TTAAACAAATGGCTCAATTGGGGAAAGCTGTACTGCATGAACAAGGGATCACTAATATGAAGGACGTAAG GCTGGGGTTCCATCAGCCTCCTTACATTTCAGTAggtcacctccacctccatgtGCTCGCCCCCGCCAGTGAAATTTCATTTGACCTTGTGTACAAATTTACTCCAAAGGCTTACAATTTCCTCACT GAAGAACATCTATTGAAACGTCTACATGATATTGACCCGCCATACCAGCACAAGTTAGAAAAATATCTCTGTTTACCATTgcagaagagaaacaaagatGGCGCTGGAGTCTCTAAAACATACTGA
- the ncoa7b gene encoding nuclear receptor coactivator 7 isoform X3 → MERKRPPGTVEVIVGPDDSLNSIALKFNITPNKLVQLNKLFSRSVYPGQKLFVPDEGQSETDLKSTSSSITNGSTEKSAHDGVPSCRSASIRRELSPNSEDESPSTVKFIKMSCKYFTDGMGVVGGVLIVTPNNIMFDPHKSDPLVIEHGCEEYGLICPMEEVVSVALYDDVSRMKLKDALPSDLPQDLCPVYRPGEWEQLPSEQELNPFSRYEAADKKRPIVLDDIESTLSEGEQTEKSPSDEGFTELEPTVNDSTEEAEGTSSTSHSIVSRDQHELLRPSCPGGEEFQDKSMFGQTKGKLDDEEDEGVAQNSSIEEGESIQSSVETEKQCDKPAAQDVTDTKDLQSNRTEELLNGVDDEIINAPVDQNRKSSLKDVKGQSLDGPVEGSELSEEEKRKKNYDAEMKSWLRERIQAPIEDMLLSSEERSKNPPMFLCFRVGKPMRKSFATCMTSSPAHSFVGHGKQPEYWFAVPQERVNDLYMFFVQLSPDVYGKEAREQGFVVVEKDELDMIDNFFSDPASCSWEIITIDEAKRRQSFGSCDGDLSMEALPILSDTSDLLQDTHVEKLACRLPARAQGYPWRLAYSTVKHGTSLKTLYRNLADVDSPVLLVIKDMDNQIFGAFSTHPFRVSEHFYGTGETFLYSFCPEIKVYRWTGENSYFVKGNTDSLQLGGGGGQLGLWLDAELYRGTTNKCATFNNQPLSTQQDFNIHSLEVWTFE, encoded by the exons ATGGAGAGGAAAAGGCCACCAGGCACAGTGGAGGTCATT GTGGGACCTGATGATTCCCTCAACAGCATCGCACTCAAGTTTAACATCACCCCAAATAAACTGGTCCAGCTGAACAAGCTGTTTTCCCGCAGTGTATATCCTGGTCAG AAGCTGTTTGTCCCCGATGAAGGCCAGTCAGAAACTGACCTCAAGTCTACAAGTTCCTCCATTACTAATGGCTCAACTGAGAAGTCAGCACAT GATGGTGTCCcaagctgcaggtcagcatcTATTCGGCGTGAGCTCTCACCAAACTCAGAGGATGAGAGCCCCTCAACAGTAAAATTCATTAAGATGAGCTGCAAATACTTCACTGACGGCATG GGAGTCGTTGGAGGCGTGTTAATTGTGACACCCAACAACATCATGTTTGACCCCCACAAGTCCGACCCGCTGGTGATCGAGCACGGCTGCGAGGAGTACGGCCTCATCTGCCCCATGGAGGAGGTGGTCTCTGTAGCGCTGTATGATGACGTGTCACGTATGAAGCTCAAAGACGCTCTGCCATC AGACCTACCCCAGGATCTGTGTCCTGTGTACAGGCCTGGCGAGTGGGAGCAGCTGCCGTCAGAACAGGAGCTTAACCCCTTCAGTCGCTACGAAGCTGCAGATAAAAAAAGACCAATAGTTCTTGATGACATTGAATCAACCCTGTCAG AGGGCGAGCAGACAGAAAAATCTCCTTCTGACGAAGGATTCACTGAGCTCGAGCCGACAGTCAATGACAGCACCGAGGAGGCAGAGGGCACATCCTCCACATCCCACAGCATTGTCAGCAGGGACCAACATGAACTGTTGCGACCAAGCTGTCCCGGCGGAGAAGAATTCCAGGACAAGTCGATGTTTGGACAAACTAAAGGGAAGctggatgatgaagaggatgaaggtGTGGCTCAGAACAGCTCCATCGAGGAGGGGGAGTCAATACAATCATCCGTAGAGACTGAAAAACAATGTGATAAACCTGCAGCCCAAGACGTAACTGACACCAAAGATCTACAATCTAACCGAACCGAAGAGCTGCTAAATGGTGTGGATGATGAAATAATCAATGCACCAGTGGACCAAAACAGGAAGTCGAGCCTGAAGGATGTAAAGGGACAAAGTCTGGATGGACCAGTAGAGGGGAGTGAACTCAGCGAGGAGGAGAAACGCAAGAAAAACTATGATGCAGAGATGAAGTCCTGGCTGCGGGAGAGGATCCAGGCTCCGATAGAAG ACATGCTTTTATcatcagaggagaggagcaaaAACCCTCCAATGTTTCTCTGCTTCAGAGTTGGAAAGCCAATGAGGAAGTCCTTTGCCACTTGCATGACCTCAAGTCCTGCCCATTCTTTTGTAGGCCATGGAAAACAGCCGGAGTACTGGTTTGCTGTGCCACAGGAAAG GGTGAACGATTTGTACATGTTTTTCGTTCAGTTGTCCCCCGATGTGTACGGCAAGGAGGCTCGAGAGCAGGGCTTTGTTGTGGTGGAGAAAGACGAGCTGGACATGATCGATAACTTCTTCAGTGACCCCGCATCATGCAGCTGGGAG ATCATCACCATTGATGAGGCCAAACGTCGGCAGAGTTTTGGCAGCTGTGATGGAGACTTGTCTATGGAAGCACTGCCCATACTCAGCGACACCAGTGATCTGCTGCAGGACACGCATGTCGAGAAG CTTGCTTGTCGCCTGCCAGCCCGTGCGCAGGGCTACCCGTGGAGACTGGCCTACAGCACTGTGAAACATGGGACCAGTCTGAAGACTTTGTACAGGAACCTGGCAGACGTGGATAGTCCTGTTCTGCTGGTCATCAAAGACATGGACAACCAG ATATTTGGGGCATTTTCAACTCATCCTTTTAGAGTGAGTGAACACTTCTATGGCACCGGAGAGACTTTCCTCTATAGCTTCTGTCCTGAAATCAAG GTTTACCGCTGGACCGGGGAGAATTCTTACTTTGTGAAAGGGAACACTGATTCTCTGcagctgggaggaggagg GGGTCAGCTGGGTCTGTGGCTGGATGCTGAGCTGTACCGAGGCACCACCAACAAATGTGCCACCTTTAACAACCAGCCACTCTCCACCCAGCAGGACTTCAACATTCACAGTTTGGAGGTCTGGACCTTCGAGTAG
- the ncoa7b gene encoding nuclear receptor coactivator 7 isoform X2, with the protein MEKRDRKPGYFARLKRRRQLKPGQSEKSVSEQNPAIISCPDISNGSDPNKKTDLQRVTAKPPAGSGNGCKSIAQAKMERKRPPGTVEVIVGPDDSLNSIALKFNITPNKLVQLNKLFSRSVYPGQKLFVPDEGQSETDLKSTSSSITNGSTEKSAHDGVPSCRSASIRRELSPNSEDESPSTVKFIKMSCKYFTDGMGVVGGVLIVTPNNIMFDPHKSDPLVIEHGCEEYGLICPMEEVVSVALYDDVSRMKLKDALPSPGEWEQLPSEQELNPFSRYEAADKKRPIVLDDIESTLSEGEQTEKSPSDEGFTELEPTVNDSTEEAEGTSSTSHSIVSRDQHELLRPSCPGGEEFQDKSMFGQTKGKLDDEEDEGVAQNSSIEEGESIQSSVETEKQCDKPAAQDVTDTKDLQSNRTEELLNGVDDEIINAPVDQNRKSSLKDVKGQSLDGPVEGSELSEEEKRKKNYDAEMKSWLRERIQAPIEDMLLSSEERSKNPPMFLCFRVGKPMRKSFATCMTSSPAHSFVGHGKQPEYWFAVPQERVNDLYMFFVQLSPDVYGKEAREQGFVVVEKDELDMIDNFFSDPASCSWEIITIDEAKRRQSFGSCDGDLSMEALPILSDTSDLLQDTHVEKLACRLPARAQGYPWRLAYSTVKHGTSLKTLYRNLADVDSPVLLVIKDMDNQIFGAFSTHPFRVSEHFYGTGETFLYSFCPEIKVYRWTGENSYFVKGNTDSLQLGGGGGQLGLWLDAELYRGTTNKCATFNNQPLSTQQDFNIHSLEVWTFE; encoded by the exons GCTGAAAAGGCGGAGGCAGCTCAAGCCGGGCCAGTCAGAAAAGAGTGTGAGTGAGCAGAACCCGGCCATCATTTCCTGTCCGGACATCTCAAATGGCAGCGATCCCAACAAGAAGACAGATCTGCAGAGGGTAACAGCAAAGCCACCTGCAGGCTCAG GTAATGGCTGTAAAAGTATTGCTCAGGCAAAAATGGAGAGGAAAAGGCCACCAGGCACAGTGGAGGTCATT GTGGGACCTGATGATTCCCTCAACAGCATCGCACTCAAGTTTAACATCACCCCAAATAAACTGGTCCAGCTGAACAAGCTGTTTTCCCGCAGTGTATATCCTGGTCAG AAGCTGTTTGTCCCCGATGAAGGCCAGTCAGAAACTGACCTCAAGTCTACAAGTTCCTCCATTACTAATGGCTCAACTGAGAAGTCAGCACAT GATGGTGTCCcaagctgcaggtcagcatcTATTCGGCGTGAGCTCTCACCAAACTCAGAGGATGAGAGCCCCTCAACAGTAAAATTCATTAAGATGAGCTGCAAATACTTCACTGACGGCATG GGAGTCGTTGGAGGCGTGTTAATTGTGACACCCAACAACATCATGTTTGACCCCCACAAGTCCGACCCGCTGGTGATCGAGCACGGCTGCGAGGAGTACGGCCTCATCTGCCCCATGGAGGAGGTGGTCTCTGTAGCGCTGTATGATGACGTGTCACGTATGAAGCTCAAAGACGCTCTGCCATC GCCTGGCGAGTGGGAGCAGCTGCCGTCAGAACAGGAGCTTAACCCCTTCAGTCGCTACGAAGCTGCAGATAAAAAAAGACCAATAGTTCTTGATGACATTGAATCAACCCTGTCAG AGGGCGAGCAGACAGAAAAATCTCCTTCTGACGAAGGATTCACTGAGCTCGAGCCGACAGTCAATGACAGCACCGAGGAGGCAGAGGGCACATCCTCCACATCCCACAGCATTGTCAGCAGGGACCAACATGAACTGTTGCGACCAAGCTGTCCCGGCGGAGAAGAATTCCAGGACAAGTCGATGTTTGGACAAACTAAAGGGAAGctggatgatgaagaggatgaaggtGTGGCTCAGAACAGCTCCATCGAGGAGGGGGAGTCAATACAATCATCCGTAGAGACTGAAAAACAATGTGATAAACCTGCAGCCCAAGACGTAACTGACACCAAAGATCTACAATCTAACCGAACCGAAGAGCTGCTAAATGGTGTGGATGATGAAATAATCAATGCACCAGTGGACCAAAACAGGAAGTCGAGCCTGAAGGATGTAAAGGGACAAAGTCTGGATGGACCAGTAGAGGGGAGTGAACTCAGCGAGGAGGAGAAACGCAAGAAAAACTATGATGCAGAGATGAAGTCCTGGCTGCGGGAGAGGATCCAGGCTCCGATAGAAG ACATGCTTTTATcatcagaggagaggagcaaaAACCCTCCAATGTTTCTCTGCTTCAGAGTTGGAAAGCCAATGAGGAAGTCCTTTGCCACTTGCATGACCTCAAGTCCTGCCCATTCTTTTGTAGGCCATGGAAAACAGCCGGAGTACTGGTTTGCTGTGCCACAGGAAAG GGTGAACGATTTGTACATGTTTTTCGTTCAGTTGTCCCCCGATGTGTACGGCAAGGAGGCTCGAGAGCAGGGCTTTGTTGTGGTGGAGAAAGACGAGCTGGACATGATCGATAACTTCTTCAGTGACCCCGCATCATGCAGCTGGGAG ATCATCACCATTGATGAGGCCAAACGTCGGCAGAGTTTTGGCAGCTGTGATGGAGACTTGTCTATGGAAGCACTGCCCATACTCAGCGACACCAGTGATCTGCTGCAGGACACGCATGTCGAGAAG CTTGCTTGTCGCCTGCCAGCCCGTGCGCAGGGCTACCCGTGGAGACTGGCCTACAGCACTGTGAAACATGGGACCAGTCTGAAGACTTTGTACAGGAACCTGGCAGACGTGGATAGTCCTGTTCTGCTGGTCATCAAAGACATGGACAACCAG ATATTTGGGGCATTTTCAACTCATCCTTTTAGAGTGAGTGAACACTTCTATGGCACCGGAGAGACTTTCCTCTATAGCTTCTGTCCTGAAATCAAG GTTTACCGCTGGACCGGGGAGAATTCTTACTTTGTGAAAGGGAACACTGATTCTCTGcagctgggaggaggagg GGGTCAGCTGGGTCTGTGGCTGGATGCTGAGCTGTACCGAGGCACCACCAACAAATGTGCCACCTTTAACAACCAGCCACTCTCCACCCAGCAGGACTTCAACATTCACAGTTTGGAGGTCTGGACCTTCGAGTAG
- the ncoa7b gene encoding nuclear receptor coactivator 7 isoform X1, whose translation MEKRDRKPGYFARLKRRRQLKPGQSEKSVSEQNPAIISCPDISNGSDPNKKTDLQRVTAKPPAGSGNGCKSIAQAKMERKRPPGTVEVIVGPDDSLNSIALKFNITPNKLVQLNKLFSRSVYPGQKLFVPDEGQSETDLKSTSSSITNGSTEKSAHDGVPSCRSASIRRELSPNSEDESPSTVKFIKMSCKYFTDGMGVVGGVLIVTPNNIMFDPHKSDPLVIEHGCEEYGLICPMEEVVSVALYDDVSRMKLKDALPSDLPQDLCPVYRPGEWEQLPSEQELNPFSRYEAADKKRPIVLDDIESTLSEGEQTEKSPSDEGFTELEPTVNDSTEEAEGTSSTSHSIVSRDQHELLRPSCPGGEEFQDKSMFGQTKGKLDDEEDEGVAQNSSIEEGESIQSSVETEKQCDKPAAQDVTDTKDLQSNRTEELLNGVDDEIINAPVDQNRKSSLKDVKGQSLDGPVEGSELSEEEKRKKNYDAEMKSWLRERIQAPIEDMLLSSEERSKNPPMFLCFRVGKPMRKSFATCMTSSPAHSFVGHGKQPEYWFAVPQERVNDLYMFFVQLSPDVYGKEAREQGFVVVEKDELDMIDNFFSDPASCSWEIITIDEAKRRQSFGSCDGDLSMEALPILSDTSDLLQDTHVEKLACRLPARAQGYPWRLAYSTVKHGTSLKTLYRNLADVDSPVLLVIKDMDNQIFGAFSTHPFRVSEHFYGTGETFLYSFCPEIKVYRWTGENSYFVKGNTDSLQLGGGGGQLGLWLDAELYRGTTNKCATFNNQPLSTQQDFNIHSLEVWTFE comes from the exons GCTGAAAAGGCGGAGGCAGCTCAAGCCGGGCCAGTCAGAAAAGAGTGTGAGTGAGCAGAACCCGGCCATCATTTCCTGTCCGGACATCTCAAATGGCAGCGATCCCAACAAGAAGACAGATCTGCAGAGGGTAACAGCAAAGCCACCTGCAGGCTCAG GTAATGGCTGTAAAAGTATTGCTCAGGCAAAAATGGAGAGGAAAAGGCCACCAGGCACAGTGGAGGTCATT GTGGGACCTGATGATTCCCTCAACAGCATCGCACTCAAGTTTAACATCACCCCAAATAAACTGGTCCAGCTGAACAAGCTGTTTTCCCGCAGTGTATATCCTGGTCAG AAGCTGTTTGTCCCCGATGAAGGCCAGTCAGAAACTGACCTCAAGTCTACAAGTTCCTCCATTACTAATGGCTCAACTGAGAAGTCAGCACAT GATGGTGTCCcaagctgcaggtcagcatcTATTCGGCGTGAGCTCTCACCAAACTCAGAGGATGAGAGCCCCTCAACAGTAAAATTCATTAAGATGAGCTGCAAATACTTCACTGACGGCATG GGAGTCGTTGGAGGCGTGTTAATTGTGACACCCAACAACATCATGTTTGACCCCCACAAGTCCGACCCGCTGGTGATCGAGCACGGCTGCGAGGAGTACGGCCTCATCTGCCCCATGGAGGAGGTGGTCTCTGTAGCGCTGTATGATGACGTGTCACGTATGAAGCTCAAAGACGCTCTGCCATC AGACCTACCCCAGGATCTGTGTCCTGTGTACAGGCCTGGCGAGTGGGAGCAGCTGCCGTCAGAACAGGAGCTTAACCCCTTCAGTCGCTACGAAGCTGCAGATAAAAAAAGACCAATAGTTCTTGATGACATTGAATCAACCCTGTCAG AGGGCGAGCAGACAGAAAAATCTCCTTCTGACGAAGGATTCACTGAGCTCGAGCCGACAGTCAATGACAGCACCGAGGAGGCAGAGGGCACATCCTCCACATCCCACAGCATTGTCAGCAGGGACCAACATGAACTGTTGCGACCAAGCTGTCCCGGCGGAGAAGAATTCCAGGACAAGTCGATGTTTGGACAAACTAAAGGGAAGctggatgatgaagaggatgaaggtGTGGCTCAGAACAGCTCCATCGAGGAGGGGGAGTCAATACAATCATCCGTAGAGACTGAAAAACAATGTGATAAACCTGCAGCCCAAGACGTAACTGACACCAAAGATCTACAATCTAACCGAACCGAAGAGCTGCTAAATGGTGTGGATGATGAAATAATCAATGCACCAGTGGACCAAAACAGGAAGTCGAGCCTGAAGGATGTAAAGGGACAAAGTCTGGATGGACCAGTAGAGGGGAGTGAACTCAGCGAGGAGGAGAAACGCAAGAAAAACTATGATGCAGAGATGAAGTCCTGGCTGCGGGAGAGGATCCAGGCTCCGATAGAAG ACATGCTTTTATcatcagaggagaggagcaaaAACCCTCCAATGTTTCTCTGCTTCAGAGTTGGAAAGCCAATGAGGAAGTCCTTTGCCACTTGCATGACCTCAAGTCCTGCCCATTCTTTTGTAGGCCATGGAAAACAGCCGGAGTACTGGTTTGCTGTGCCACAGGAAAG GGTGAACGATTTGTACATGTTTTTCGTTCAGTTGTCCCCCGATGTGTACGGCAAGGAGGCTCGAGAGCAGGGCTTTGTTGTGGTGGAGAAAGACGAGCTGGACATGATCGATAACTTCTTCAGTGACCCCGCATCATGCAGCTGGGAG ATCATCACCATTGATGAGGCCAAACGTCGGCAGAGTTTTGGCAGCTGTGATGGAGACTTGTCTATGGAAGCACTGCCCATACTCAGCGACACCAGTGATCTGCTGCAGGACACGCATGTCGAGAAG CTTGCTTGTCGCCTGCCAGCCCGTGCGCAGGGCTACCCGTGGAGACTGGCCTACAGCACTGTGAAACATGGGACCAGTCTGAAGACTTTGTACAGGAACCTGGCAGACGTGGATAGTCCTGTTCTGCTGGTCATCAAAGACATGGACAACCAG ATATTTGGGGCATTTTCAACTCATCCTTTTAGAGTGAGTGAACACTTCTATGGCACCGGAGAGACTTTCCTCTATAGCTTCTGTCCTGAAATCAAG GTTTACCGCTGGACCGGGGAGAATTCTTACTTTGTGAAAGGGAACACTGATTCTCTGcagctgggaggaggagg GGGTCAGCTGGGTCTGTGGCTGGATGCTGAGCTGTACCGAGGCACCACCAACAAATGTGCCACCTTTAACAACCAGCCACTCTCCACCCAGCAGGACTTCAACATTCACAGTTTGGAGGTCTGGACCTTCGAGTAG